A window of the Mesotoga prima MesG1.Ag.4.2 genome harbors these coding sequences:
- a CDS encoding carbohydrate ABC transporter permease: protein MLKLSLFGKIVVYFLLVVYCLIILVPFFIMIMNSLKSMREIYLQPFSFPSKVLFENYSKAWQQAGIGTGYKNSLIVAGVSVIGIVIVSSMFAYAISKYTFKGRRFLFIYSMLGLAFPARLAIIPIFILMRNFDLTNSLLGLIIIYTSINIPFSVFLLKNFIDGVPNELSEAARIDGASPMQIYWRIILPLVKPALSIVSIVSFVNVWNDFFFPLIFITDRSKATITLAVSIFFGEYVNQWHLLFSGLTLAVAPTIILFLLFSRQFITGMTQGAIK, encoded by the coding sequence ATGCTGAAGCTTAGCCTTTTCGGTAAAATCGTAGTCTACTTCCTTCTGGTTGTTTACTGTTTGATCATTCTGGTTCCGTTTTTCATTATGATCATGAACTCTCTCAAATCAATGAGAGAGATCTATTTGCAACCATTTTCATTCCCGTCGAAAGTCCTCTTCGAAAACTATTCGAAGGCATGGCAACAGGCCGGAATAGGAACGGGTTACAAGAACAGTTTGATCGTTGCCGGGGTATCCGTCATCGGTATTGTAATTGTCTCTTCGATGTTCGCTTACGCGATTTCGAAGTACACTTTCAAAGGAAGAAGATTCCTCTTTATTTACTCTATGCTGGGTCTGGCTTTTCCGGCGAGACTCGCTATTATTCCTATATTCATACTGATGCGAAACTTCGATCTGACGAACTCGCTACTGGGACTGATAATAATCTACACTTCAATCAACATCCCGTTCTCCGTATTCCTTCTGAAGAATTTTATTGACGGAGTCCCTAACGAGCTTTCAGAAGCTGCAAGAATCGACGGCGCTTCTCCGATGCAGATTTACTGGAGAATAATTCTTCCTCTGGTCAAGCCTGCCCTGTCGATAGTCTCGATCGTCAGCTTCGTCAACGTATGGAACGACTTCTTCTTCCCGCTCATCTTCATCACGGATAGATCGAAGGCGACAATCACTCTGGCAGTTTCGATCTTCTTCGGGGAGTATGTGAACCAGTGGCATCTTTTGTTCTCGGGACTTACGCTGGCCGTCGCTCCAACGATAATACTCTTCCTGTTGTTCTCCAGGCAGTTTATAACGGGCATGACGCAAGGAGCAATAAAGTGA
- a CDS encoding carbohydrate ABC transporter permease — translation MRTKKVIPYILILPHAVFFGVFFIFPLFKSVYMSLTEWGLFQGMIKYVGLDNYEKIFDFSGYRSEYFWKAIWVTVQFVIYSVPVLVFVATGLALMLNSKKLKAKSLHLTATFVPTALSVTVVAVMWRWILNNHSGLLNYVLSFFGIDKVPWLTDLPWVWFSIVIATVWWTVGWNTVILLGGLKKIPDSLYDSAKVDGANSIQRFFYVTLPGLKQVMMFVVITQVLAGFGLFAQPQLMTGGGPGRETIPIMLHIYGEAFNPSRPRMGYATAMSLITGVIVVSVTFLQYYLFTRSSKEDRR, via the coding sequence TTGAGAACAAAGAAGGTTATTCCATATATTCTCATTCTGCCCCATGCGGTGTTCTTTGGCGTGTTTTTCATTTTCCCGTTATTCAAGAGTGTTTATATGAGCCTCACAGAGTGGGGATTGTTTCAAGGCATGATTAAATATGTCGGGTTGGATAATTACGAGAAGATCTTCGATTTCAGTGGATATAGATCGGAATACTTCTGGAAGGCAATATGGGTAACCGTTCAATTCGTTATCTATTCTGTACCCGTGCTTGTTTTTGTTGCAACCGGGCTGGCTCTTATGCTAAACAGCAAGAAGCTGAAGGCAAAGAGCCTGCATCTTACGGCGACTTTTGTTCCTACCGCGCTCTCCGTAACCGTCGTGGCTGTAATGTGGAGATGGATATTGAACAATCACTCCGGCCTGCTGAACTACGTTCTGAGTTTCTTCGGCATCGACAAAGTCCCCTGGCTCACAGATCTACCCTGGGTTTGGTTTTCTATTGTCATCGCGACAGTATGGTGGACAGTAGGCTGGAACACCGTGATCCTTCTGGGCGGGCTCAAAAAGATTCCCGATTCTCTGTATGATTCTGCCAAGGTCGATGGGGCAAATTCAATTCAAAGGTTTTTCTATGTAACGCTTCCCGGTCTGAAGCAAGTGATGATGTTTGTAGTCATAACTCAGGTACTTGCCGGATTCGGGTTGTTTGCTCAACCTCAACTGATGACTGGCGGTGGTCCCGGGAGGGAGACGATTCCGATAATGCTCCACATTTATGGAGAGGCATTTAATCCTTCGAGGCCGAGAATGGGTTACGCAACAGCCATGTCATTAATCACGGGAGTGATAGTAGTTTCCGTAACCTTCCTCCAGTACTATCTCTTCACAAGAAGTAGCAAGGAGGACCGGCGATGA
- a CDS encoding carbohydrate ABC transporter permease, which produces MQIKLRYLLVFILPALILYSIFIIYPLFDSLILSFFSWSGVGPRTFVGLKNFQTLFSGSFSKELFNAFFHNVYFFIMLTILELGLGFLIALMLASKIKGAGVFRVVTYIPNMIPLVLVGFMWVLFLNPQAGLVNQLLRTVGLGSLAQPWLGQANTALTTIILVNVWRNLGFYVLVILAAILDISPELIEAAYIDGANNWRITWRIIFPLAFSTFRTLAILLFIWSFNIFDMVYALEGVQAGPYRSTDVLGTLFYRTAFGGLGSGAVDMGLGASVTVFIFAIVMPVSILYVFIVEKRQRSS; this is translated from the coding sequence ATGCAAATAAAACTCAGATACCTTCTCGTCTTCATCTTACCTGCTCTAATCCTGTATTCGATATTCATAATCTATCCGCTGTTTGACAGCTTAATTCTGAGCTTCTTCAGCTGGTCGGGCGTGGGGCCGAGAACCTTCGTCGGACTGAAGAACTTTCAAACTCTCTTCTCCGGAAGCTTTTCCAAGGAGTTGTTCAACGCATTTTTCCACAACGTTTACTTCTTCATAATGCTCACGATTCTCGAACTTGGACTGGGCTTTTTGATCGCTTTGATGCTGGCAAGCAAGATAAAGGGAGCCGGAGTATTCAGGGTAGTCACGTATATCCCGAATATGATACCTCTTGTTCTGGTCGGCTTCATGTGGGTTCTCTTTCTGAATCCTCAGGCCGGACTGGTGAACCAGCTCTTAAGAACTGTCGGACTGGGCAGTTTGGCCCAACCCTGGTTAGGTCAGGCAAACACAGCTCTTACAACAATAATTCTTGTAAACGTGTGGCGAAATCTCGGATTCTATGTGCTTGTAATTCTGGCGGCGATTCTGGATATTTCACCCGAACTGATAGAAGCCGCCTATATCGACGGAGCGAACAACTGGAGGATAACCTGGAGAATCATATTCCCGCTGGCATTCTCCACATTCAGAACGCTAGCAATTCTCCTCTTCATCTGGAGTTTCAATATATTCGACATGGTATATGCTCTGGAAGGCGTTCAAGCCGGTCCCTACAGATCTACAGACGTTCTCGGAACGCTTTTCTACAGAACGGCCTTCGGTGGACTTGGTAGCGGAGCCGTTGATATGGGGCTGGGGGCTTCGGTAACGGTCTTCATTTTTGCCATAGTCATGCCCGTCTCTATATTGTATGTCTTCATAGTCGAGAAGAGACAAAGGAGTTCATGA
- the pdxA gene encoding 4-hydroxythreonine-4-phosphate dehydrogenase PdxA yields MILKPMEQPVLPERISDKPAIAITEGDPAGIGPEIVSKTIASGEIFEICRPIVIGEFGTLQREIDRNHLGMKIETVSEITDQTEFSPGTLSLIDMANLYRLPEYGKVDRACGRAAFEFLEKAVELAEEGRVSAITTAPINKLSIKAAGIPYAGHTEILGALTETIDPLTMFEIAGEMRVFFLSRHLSLIDACRMVKKDRVYNYILRCEAALKRLGIQLTKPIGVAALNPHGGEGGLFGSEETEEIIPAVELARKKGIDVVGPIGADSIFNMARRGVFSAIISMYHDQGHIATKTLDFERTVSITLGMPFLRTSVDHGTAFDIAGKGIADPTNLIEAVKAAARYS; encoded by the coding sequence TTGATTCTGAAACCCATGGAGCAGCCGGTTTTACCGGAAAGGATATCAGATAAACCTGCAATAGCCATCACCGAAGGTGATCCTGCCGGGATTGGGCCGGAAATCGTCTCGAAAACCATCGCCAGTGGAGAGATCTTCGAGATCTGCAGACCGATTGTGATAGGTGAGTTCGGGACTCTTCAAAGAGAAATAGACAGAAACCATTTAGGCATGAAAATAGAGACGGTCTCCGAGATAACCGATCAGACGGAATTCTCCCCGGGAACTCTCTCTTTGATCGACATGGCAAACCTCTATAGACTTCCGGAGTATGGAAAAGTCGATAGAGCATGCGGGAGAGCGGCTTTTGAATTTCTCGAGAAGGCGGTAGAGCTGGCAGAAGAGGGAAGAGTGTCTGCAATTACAACCGCCCCAATAAACAAGCTTTCTATAAAGGCTGCGGGAATACCTTATGCGGGGCACACCGAGATTCTCGGCGCCCTGACGGAGACAATAGATCCCCTGACGATGTTTGAGATCGCGGGAGAGATGAGAGTTTTCTTTCTCTCCAGACACCTATCGCTAATAGACGCCTGTAGAATGGTCAAGAAAGACAGGGTCTACAATTACATATTGAGATGCGAAGCTGCTCTGAAACGGCTTGGAATACAGCTGACGAAGCCGATCGGTGTGGCGGCTCTCAATCCTCATGGGGGAGAAGGCGGTCTCTTCGGAAGCGAAGAAACCGAAGAGATTATTCCGGCAGTAGAACTAGCAAGAAAGAAGGGCATAGATGTTGTTGGTCCCATAGGTGCCGATTCGATCTTTAACATGGCGAGGAGGGGTGTCTTCTCCGCCATCATCTCTATGTATCATGATCAAGGACACATTGCAACGAAGACCCTCGATTTCGAGAGGACGGTCTCAATAACCCTGGGAATGCCTTTTCTTAGAACTTCCGTGGATCACGGAACGGCCTTCGACATAGCCGGAAAGGGAATCGCCGATCCCACAAACTTGATCGAGGCAGTGAAAGCCGCGGCTCGATATTCTTAG
- a CDS encoding carbohydrate ABC transporter permease translates to MRRRGFGINIVALLISLIFLFPLYWTFLTAFRTEAQILAWPPDFLPRNLTTSNFKEVLSHPHDTPVFRWFLNSVIAAVSYASLSVFVGILAAFALARLKFRFRDTYFKLMLVSMAVPGMIHFLPNYTTVEAFGWTDSLIAIIVPGLASTFGIFLLRQFFISIPREIEEASIIDGANIRQRILYIIAPLAKESIIILWVMNFMSNWNDYLWALVVLYSPEKRTMPVGISTLQGKYVTQYGPLMAGALFVAVPSILIFLLVQRYYIKGIDISGGVKE, encoded by the coding sequence ATGAGGAGAAGAGGTTTTGGAATAAACATAGTTGCTTTACTGATCTCTCTCATATTCCTTTTCCCGCTTTACTGGACTTTCCTGACCGCATTCAGAACTGAAGCCCAGATACTGGCCTGGCCGCCTGACTTCTTGCCAAGAAACCTTACGACTTCGAACTTCAAAGAGGTTCTGTCACATCCTCACGATACTCCAGTTTTTCGGTGGTTCTTGAACAGTGTGATCGCCGCCGTGAGCTACGCAAGCCTTTCAGTGTTTGTGGGGATTCTTGCCGCCTTCGCTCTTGCAAGGTTGAAATTCAGATTCAGAGATACTTATTTCAAGCTGATGCTGGTTTCCATGGCGGTACCTGGGATGATTCACTTTCTTCCCAACTATACTACGGTAGAAGCCTTTGGATGGACAGACAGTCTTATAGCGATAATCGTTCCGGGTCTGGCCTCCACTTTTGGAATCTTTCTCTTGAGGCAGTTTTTCATAAGCATTCCGAGAGAAATCGAAGAGGCTTCTATAATAGACGGGGCAAACATCAGGCAGCGAATCCTTTACATTATAGCGCCCCTTGCGAAAGAGTCAATAATCATTCTATGGGTGATGAACTTCATGTCCAACTGGAACGACTACTTATGGGCGCTTGTCGTTCTTTACTCTCCTGAGAAGAGGACCATGCCGGTAGGAATCTCGACACTTCAGGGGAAGTACGTTACGCAGTACGGCCCTTTGATGGCCGGTGCTCTCTTTGTTGCCGTTCCCTCAATACTAATATTCCTCCTGGTCCAGAGGTACTACATTAAGGGAATAGACATAAGCGGTGGAGTAAAGGAGTAA
- a CDS encoding cellulase family glycosylhydrolase, producing MKRLFVIILFLAVAFSGIASFVKISPAGKYFEHNGRAIVPVGFNDAITWPSLISLSYGNKEAAEEYFEKLSHYGVNTLRIMFEYAQDRSGLSLFESPLGTYNDTVIGIWDNIISLAEKYNIYLIITPWDPFWMYENWDVNPYNADNGGPISTMAEFLTDEEALEWQKARFKFMIERYGASEQILAWELNNEIELWYGHIFYKADYSVGNEARKWIEEISTFIRALERDLYGETHLLTVSTAKPALTGILSGKLYRFDHIDFFTTHFYFDTIKDPKDPIKIAEDVVMNINYHNYLFNDSIPFMDSESGPIDRWPQPSRFDTACYKAFSWAHLASGGTGIGMRWPYTSPHLMPDYLLQVLKPISQFIESEGIDWLDFSGINLDNEIIISSDKDIFHTCSGNSFENLTSVIGWVASKETIGNVVIKSSALDEGTYLLEIWSDSYERDVDSYILGSFKFDSKDDFSLQLSIDQSSFAYKIYRIES from the coding sequence ATGAAGAGACTATTCGTGATTATTCTATTCTTGGCGGTGGCTTTCAGCGGAATAGCTTCGTTTGTCAAGATATCACCCGCCGGGAAGTATTTCGAACACAACGGAAGAGCGATTGTTCCTGTAGGATTCAATGACGCAATAACCTGGCCTTCATTGATTTCTCTGAGCTATGGCAACAAGGAGGCCGCCGAGGAGTACTTCGAGAAGCTCTCCCACTATGGAGTGAATACACTGAGGATCATGTTTGAATATGCACAGGACAGGTCTGGTCTATCACTTTTCGAGTCACCGCTCGGAACATACAACGACACCGTAATAGGTATATGGGACAACATAATCTCTCTTGCCGAGAAGTACAATATCTACCTCATAATAACGCCCTGGGACCCTTTCTGGATGTATGAAAACTGGGATGTAAATCCTTACAACGCCGACAACGGCGGCCCGATATCTACAATGGCCGAGTTTCTTACAGATGAAGAAGCGCTGGAATGGCAGAAGGCCAGATTTAAGTTCATGATCGAAAGATATGGAGCAAGCGAGCAGATTCTTGCATGGGAGCTAAACAACGAAATCGAGTTGTGGTACGGTCACATCTTCTATAAGGCAGATTACTCAGTTGGCAATGAAGCGAGAAAATGGATCGAAGAGATCTCGACTTTCATAAGGGCGTTGGAGAGAGATCTCTACGGAGAAACTCACCTCCTGACAGTCTCGACTGCGAAGCCTGCCCTTACGGGTATTCTGTCCGGAAAGCTCTACAGATTCGATCACATTGATTTCTTCACTACACATTTCTATTTTGACACGATAAAGGATCCGAAGGATCCCATAAAGATCGCCGAAGACGTCGTAATGAACATAAATTACCACAATTATCTCTTCAACGATTCTATTCCATTCATGGACAGCGAGAGCGGACCCATAGATCGATGGCCTCAACCCTCAAGATTCGATACGGCCTGTTATAAGGCATTTTCCTGGGCCCACCTTGCTTCGGGAGGTACTGGAATCGGAATGCGGTGGCCATATACTTCTCCACACCTCATGCCTGATTATCTGCTGCAAGTTCTGAAACCGATCTCACAGTTCATAGAATCCGAAGGAATCGACTGGCTCGATTTCTCGGGAATCAATCTTGATAACGAAATCATCATTAGTTCAGATAAAGATATATTTCATACATGTAGCGGGAATAGTTTCGAAAATCTCACCTCGGTGATCGGATGGGTCGCTTCCAAAGAGACAATTGGAAATGTAGTTATTAAATCTTCTGCTCTTGATGAGGGCACTTACTTACTTGAGATTTGGAGCGACAGTTACGAAAGGGATGTCGATTCTTATATTTTAGGCTCTTTTAAGTTTGATTCGAAAGACGACTTCTCTCTGCAGCTATCTATAGATCAATCCAGT
- a CDS encoding ABC transporter substrate-binding protein — protein sequence MKKLLVFSLSALLFFSVSAFGLVTLEYWTGFTGPDGSFMQELVDKFNEEHKDEIQVNMSTMLWADYNTKVPIALASGKGPDVGIAHVDNIRSFVSQGMLLPLDEYLEIMNMKEGDIVSSVWDAVHVDSSVYGIPLDVHPLVFYWNKDLFEEAGLDPENPPTTRDEFVEAAKLLTKDTNGDRTIDQWGTMIPVGWPNYFIWFSTFFSNGGVLFNEDLTKAAFNSPAGIDAMQFLVDLVFKHKVSPEKVQVDADIDAFKRGTCAMEFNGIWMLTDYMKVEGLNFGAGPVPQLGSEKPANWAGSHTMVIYKQRKQDKERTEAAAKFISWISNHSYEWALAGQIPANISVQNSPEFLSLPYHSTIAKGAEYVVFPPFFPKYGDATGPIWEALNLAILGQKTVEQALSDAERISNEILQD from the coding sequence GTGAAGAAACTGCTTGTTTTCTCATTGTCAGCCTTACTTTTCTTCTCAGTCTCTGCTTTTGGATTAGTCACTCTCGAATACTGGACGGGTTTTACAGGGCCCGACGGTAGTTTCATGCAGGAACTTGTCGACAAGTTCAACGAAGAACACAAGGACGAGATTCAGGTAAACATGAGCACCATGCTATGGGCGGACTATAACACAAAGGTGCCCATAGCACTTGCAAGCGGAAAGGGACCGGATGTTGGTATTGCCCATGTGGACAACATCAGAAGTTTTGTGAGTCAGGGAATGCTTCTACCTTTGGATGAGTACCTTGAGATCATGAACATGAAAGAGGGAGACATAGTCTCTTCGGTTTGGGATGCCGTTCATGTAGACTCAAGTGTGTACGGAATTCCACTTGATGTCCATCCTCTCGTCTTCTACTGGAACAAGGACCTTTTCGAAGAGGCCGGTCTTGATCCAGAGAATCCTCCGACGACTCGAGATGAATTCGTTGAGGCCGCGAAGCTTCTTACGAAGGACACTAACGGAGACAGAACAATCGACCAGTGGGGCACAATGATTCCAGTAGGTTGGCCTAACTACTTCATATGGTTTTCTACCTTCTTCTCCAATGGGGGAGTGCTGTTCAACGAAGATTTGACGAAGGCCGCCTTCAATAGTCCTGCCGGAATCGATGCAATGCAGTTCTTGGTGGATCTGGTTTTCAAGCATAAGGTTTCGCCAGAAAAGGTACAGGTCGACGCAGACATCGACGCTTTCAAGAGAGGTACCTGCGCAATGGAATTCAACGGAATCTGGATGCTGACTGACTACATGAAAGTTGAAGGTCTGAATTTCGGCGCCGGGCCGGTCCCACAATTAGGGTCTGAAAAGCCGGCAAACTGGGCCGGTTCTCACACTATGGTCATCTACAAACAGAGAAAACAGGACAAAGAAAGAACTGAGGCCGCTGCCAAGTTCATAAGCTGGATAAGCAATCACAGCTACGAATGGGCACTTGCAGGCCAGATTCCCGCTAACATCTCTGTTCAGAATAGTCCGGAGTTCCTGTCCTTGCCGTATCACAGCACAATTGCCAAAGGTGCTGAATACGTTGTTTTCCCGCCTTTCTTCCCAAAGTACGGCGATGCTACAGGCCCGATATGGGAAGCGTTGAACCTTGCCATTTTGGGACAAAAAACGGTTGAACAAGCTCTTAGCGACGCGGAAAGAATAAGCAACGAAATTCTTCAAGACTAA
- a CDS encoding LacI family DNA-binding transcriptional regulator has translation MARITIKDVAKSLELSVSTVSRALNDKGDVDEKTREKVKNRARELGYTPNMMAKALKGKTLGLLGVIIDDNTNPFYAEVVKGMEREAKKHEFHLLLVNTAADYEEQVFAIEFLQNKGVDGILIAPVDDTKPVEMDGIKVPFVIVGRHFEKSDFCEVYNDEELGGYIATRHLLESGRSNIITVQPDMNIFPTRGRSLGYRKALQEYSAESANSAIELKSSPENAGKVVLEYLESSGTCDAVFAYNDMYALEIIALLRSKGMRVPEEIAVVGYDDIPYSVYVCPTLTSVALDKDWLGRTSTEMLIKMIKGKKIREKRYVQKPVLRVRDSG, from the coding sequence ATGGCTAGAATCACCATAAAGGATGTTGCAAAGTCACTTGAGCTTTCAGTATCGACTGTTTCTCGAGCCCTGAATGATAAGGGGGATGTTGATGAGAAGACCAGAGAGAAGGTTAAGAATAGAGCGAGGGAACTCGGTTACACGCCAAACATGATGGCGAAGGCGCTAAAGGGAAAGACGCTTGGGTTGCTCGGAGTAATAATTGATGACAATACTAACCCTTTTTACGCGGAAGTCGTTAAGGGAATGGAGAGAGAAGCTAAGAAGCATGAATTCCACCTTCTTCTTGTGAACACTGCTGCTGATTACGAGGAACAGGTCTTTGCAATCGAGTTCTTGCAGAACAAGGGAGTAGACGGAATCCTTATCGCTCCTGTCGATGATACGAAACCTGTCGAGATGGATGGTATCAAGGTACCTTTTGTAATAGTCGGTAGGCACTTCGAGAAGAGCGATTTCTGTGAAGTCTACAATGATGAGGAACTTGGGGGATACATCGCAACTCGACACCTGCTCGAATCGGGGCGCTCAAACATCATCACAGTTCAACCGGATATGAATATCTTCCCTACCCGGGGAAGAAGTCTCGGCTATAGAAAGGCGCTGCAGGAATATTCCGCTGAATCTGCAAATTCGGCCATCGAACTCAAATCTTCTCCAGAAAACGCCGGGAAAGTTGTTCTAGAGTATCTTGAATCCAGCGGAACTTGCGATGCAGTTTTTGCCTACAACGACATGTATGCTCTCGAGATAATCGCCCTACTACGTTCTAAGGGTATGAGAGTTCCCGAAGAGATCGCGGTGGTCGGATACGATGACATACCCTATTCGGTCTATGTTTGTCCAACCCTTACTAGCGTTGCGCTTGATAAGGATTGGCTCGGAAGAACCAGTACCGAGATGCTCATCAAGATGATCAAAGGCAAGAAAATTAGAGAGAAGAGATATGTGCAGAAACCTGTTCTCAGAGTTAGAGACTCTGGGTAG
- a CDS encoding ABC transporter substrate-binding protein, producing MKKFLLLALVAIIAVSAFAGKVTIWSWRTQDAQVWEEVEAALKSKGLDITIEYTAFAPTEYDSKVALALQTGEGPDIVYSRRLPGGRTQVLIENGLYLPIDEFTDMSNFPQAALNSVTWQDKVYGVPFAVQVVGIFYNKDYYEEFGLEEPATWDELVANAEVIKNKGITPFFLYGKEAWALTMQHAMCGVSVLGPDWIKALTEGKTNFLDPKFTDLNKRLNDLKVYYQDGFMGNTTVDQDAAFAFGQAAMVFYGAWGYQTWKDLNPDLNVGYFMVPPLTEDQTPYAYTYLDGAIALTSNVKNLEDSKEIIKFCATPEFGTIFAGITYNIPAVLGASIPPDPLLEEVLDVYNNNASPWVYWVGSVFTTQKPSLYDDVLSPGMQALYAGKLTPEGLSQMAQDAISQWYPPLMNQ from the coding sequence ATGAAGAAATTCTTGTTACTGGCTTTGGTCGCGATCATTGCTGTAAGCGCATTTGCTGGCAAAGTCACAATCTGGAGCTGGCGGACGCAGGATGCTCAGGTATGGGAAGAAGTCGAAGCGGCTTTGAAGAGCAAAGGTCTCGACATCACGATCGAATACACGGCATTCGCACCAACGGAATACGACTCGAAGGTTGCCCTTGCTCTCCAGACCGGCGAAGGTCCGGATATCGTATACTCTAGAAGACTTCCCGGAGGAAGGACTCAGGTTCTGATCGAGAATGGCCTTTACCTTCCAATCGACGAGTTTACGGATATGTCGAACTTCCCGCAGGCCGCTCTGAACTCAGTTACCTGGCAAGATAAGGTTTACGGAGTTCCCTTTGCAGTCCAAGTAGTTGGAATATTCTACAACAAAGACTATTACGAAGAATTCGGACTAGAGGAACCTGCAACATGGGATGAATTAGTCGCCAACGCTGAAGTTATCAAGAACAAGGGAATCACACCGTTTTTCCTCTACGGGAAGGAAGCTTGGGCACTCACGATGCAGCACGCGATGTGTGGTGTCAGTGTGCTTGGACCCGACTGGATAAAGGCGTTAACAGAAGGCAAAACAAACTTCCTCGATCCAAAGTTCACCGATCTGAACAAGAGACTGAACGACCTGAAGGTTTACTATCAGGACGGTTTCATGGGAAACACGACTGTAGATCAGGACGCGGCATTTGCCTTCGGCCAGGCAGCGATGGTGTTCTACGGCGCCTGGGGTTACCAGACATGGAAAGATCTGAATCCAGATCTAAATGTCGGATATTTCATGGTCCCACCACTTACCGAGGATCAGACACCTTATGCCTACACGTATCTCGACGGAGCCATAGCATTGACATCTAATGTCAAGAACCTCGAGGACTCCAAGGAGATAATCAAGTTCTGTGCTACACCTGAATTCGGAACGATATTCGCCGGAATCACCTACAACATCCCTGCCGTTCTCGGAGCATCGATTCCACCGGATCCTCTTCTTGAAGAAGTTCTGGATGTCTACAACAACAACGCTTCTCCATGGGTCTACTGGGTAGGATCTGTCTTCACGACACAGAAGCCTTCTCTGTACGACGACGTTCTCAGCCCGGGAATGCAAGCTCTTTACGCAGGCAAGCTTACCCCCGAAGGACTCTCTCAGATGGCTCAGGACGCAATATCTCAGTGGTACCCACCTTTGATGAATCAGTAA
- the trhA gene encoding PAQR family membrane homeostasis protein TrhA, producing the protein MNTVEGRRVDPMVSSENSNEGFNAISHILAAVLGLAGLVLLVVFSAIQQKWLHLVSFSIYGTTVVVSMTLSGLLHFFLWFRKYYRIFAILDHSAIYLLIAGTYTPFCLVVVGGWVGWTVFGIIWGLAILNIVLKSVFFSTMPLWVSMAGYLSMGWLSLAMVYSVYIRLGLSAILLLLFGGFFYTVGAVIFIREKPNPFPGKFGNHEIWHIMVMLGNLTFLLMMFIYVLPL; encoded by the coding sequence ATGAATACAGTTGAAGGCCGAAGAGTCGATCCAATGGTATCCAGCGAAAACTCCAACGAAGGATTCAATGCGATAAGCCATATATTGGCTGCCGTTCTTGGTCTTGCAGGGCTGGTCCTGCTAGTTGTTTTTTCTGCCATTCAACAGAAGTGGCTCCATCTGGTAAGCTTTTCGATATACGGAACGACCGTCGTCGTTTCAATGACCTTGAGCGGTCTTCTCCACTTCTTTCTCTGGTTCAGAAAGTATTACAGGATCTTCGCGATCCTCGATCACAGCGCAATATACTTGCTTATCGCCGGTACCTACACCCCTTTCTGTCTCGTTGTAGTAGGAGGCTGGGTTGGCTGGACGGTCTTCGGGATAATCTGGGGACTTGCCATCCTCAACATCGTGCTGAAGTCTGTTTTCTTCTCCACTATGCCGCTATGGGTTTCGATGGCGGGCTATCTCTCGATGGGGTGGCTGTCGCTTGCCATGGTCTACAGTGTTTACATACGTCTGGGGCTATCGGCAATCCTCCTTCTGCTTTTCGGCGGCTTCTTCTATACTGTGGGCGCGGTGATCTTCATACGTGAGAAACCGAATCCCTTCCCCGGTAAGTTCGGTAACCATGAGATCTGGCATATCATGGTTATGCTTGGCAACCTTACCTTTCTCCTGATGATGTTTATCTACGTCTTGCCTCTCTAG